One window from the genome of Hydractinia symbiolongicarpus strain clone_291-10 chromosome 1, HSymV2.1, whole genome shotgun sequence encodes:
- the LOC130648944 gene encoding uncharacterized protein LOC130648944 yields MFNNLESYCQEVDLRIATIHAQTTDGEINIKFAEFMANMRILINLQNESKELEDEYDNQQEHMNWMVISKQITKDEFEKNYKPELDNLEFELKEKHRSIKAFKEKYQLEIGSGPCVSSLDDTLQELGVERQAYHGKSFIGNHCHKMLKDGNIKYLCDRIPEIVQNQCDDQVLYLECQETCKKFEQLFKLYGSCHSIFNSSCIMTQEMLSNLETSINQFMCYLRVNWPSIYISPKLHILEDHVLDFVNKWRTGLGFYGEQGGESIHHDLHRMRINYSNIKNPVDRLKYIMKQHLLTTNPEAQDLKPAAKKRKFTKGEEE; encoded by the exons atgttcaacAACTTGGAAAGCTACTGTCAAGAAGTTGATTTAAGAATTGCCACAATTCATGCTCAAACTACTGATGGTGAAATTAATATTAAATTTGCAGAGTTTATGGCAAATATGAGAATTTTAAT cAATTTACAAAATGAGTCAAAAGAATTGGAGGACGAGTATGATAACCAGCAGGAACATATGAACTGGATGGTTATATCTAAACAAATTACCAAGGATGAGTTtgaaaaaaactacaaaccAGAGTTGGATAACTTAGAATTTGAACTGAAGGAGAAACATAGAAGCATAAAAGCATTCAAAGAAAAGTACCAATTGGAAATTGGATCTGGTCCTTGCGTATCATCCCTAGACGATACACTGCAGGAGCTTGGTGTTGAGAGGCAGGCGTACCACGGAAAAAGCTTTATTGGCAACCATTGTCATAAAATGCTCAAG GATGGCAACATAAAGTATTTATGTGATCGTATTCCTGAAATTGTACAGAATCAATGTGATGATCAAGTTTTATATCTGGAGTGTCAAGAAACATGCAAGAAGTTTGAACAACTGTTCAAGCTGTATGGTTCGTGTCACTCAATATTCAATTCTTCATGTATTATGACCCAAGAAATGTTATCAAATTTAG AGACATCTATCAATCAGTTCATGTGTTATTTAAGAGTTAATTGGCCTTCAATATACATCAGTCCAAAGCTGCACATACTAGAAGACCATGTATTGGATTTTGTAAACAAGTGGAGAACGGGCTTAGGTTTTTATGGTGAACAAGGTGGAGAATCTATTCACCACGATTTGCATCGTATGAGAATAAATTATTCAAACATCAAAAACCCAGTTGACAGGCTCAAATACATTATGAAACAGCACCTTTTGACAACAAATCCAGAAGCTCAAGACTTGAAGCCAGCAGCTAAAAAGCGTAAATTTACAAAAGGCGAGGAAGAGTAG